In Legionella beliardensis, the following are encoded in one genomic region:
- a CDS encoding c-type cytochrome: MKFWQTSLIINLLMINAATATTHHPEEFLSKIHGTKDEGRQIVQHFCATCHAKKPLIALGAPRINNKTDWEPRIAQGLAKLLAHTAEGYGAMPARGGCFECSDEQLQLAILAMLPVSLKNKLNNELKENK; the protein is encoded by the coding sequence ATGAAATTTTGGCAAACAAGTTTAATAATAAACTTACTAATGATAAACGCTGCTACAGCAACCACCCATCATCCAGAAGAATTTTTAAGTAAAATTCATGGTACCAAGGATGAAGGCAGGCAAATTGTGCAACATTTTTGTGCTACTTGCCATGCTAAGAAGCCTTTAATTGCCCTAGGGGCTCCTAGGATAAATAATAAAACGGATTGGGAACCTCGCATAGCGCAAGGTTTAGCTAAACTTTTGGCGCATACTGCCGAAGGATATGGTGCGATGCCTGCTCGTGGGGGCTGCTTTGAATGTAGTGATGAACAACTGCAATTAGCTATTCTCGCCATGCTGCCCGTTTCTTTAAAAAATAAGTTGAATAATGAGCTAAAAGAGAATAAATAA
- a CDS encoding L,D-transpeptidase, with translation MKKLVILGPLCVLTAACSSMDRSVAIVDDGGFTHYTMHHSFDNKGDSYFPAQREATGRKVFIYDPKVTAWAAYDANGVRVKTGRGSGGKDFCEDIGRGCRTITGTFRVYSKKGPECTSSLYPVETNGGAKMPYCMHFSGGYSIHGAYEVPDYNASHGCIRVLPSAAQWLNENFIDIGTTVVVKPY, from the coding sequence ATGAAAAAACTCGTTATTCTTGGACCGTTGTGTGTATTAACAGCCGCATGCTCTTCAATGGATAGATCAGTTGCTATCGTAGATGATGGCGGGTTTACGCATTACACAATGCATCATAGTTTCGATAACAAAGGAGATTCTTACTTTCCAGCGCAAAGAGAAGCGACCGGGCGTAAAGTATTTATTTATGATCCTAAAGTCACCGCTTGGGCTGCTTATGATGCTAATGGGGTGCGAGTTAAGACAGGTAGGGGTTCAGGTGGAAAGGATTTTTGTGAGGATATTGGCAGAGGCTGTCGCACCATCACAGGCACATTTAGAGTTTATTCGAAAAAGGGTCCTGAGTGTACGTCAAGCCTTTATCCTGTAGAAACAAATGGCGGCGCTAAGATGCCTTACTGTATGCATTTCTCAGGAGGCTATTCAATTCACGGCGCCTATGAAGTACCTGATTATAACGCCAGCCATGGCTGTATCCGAGTCCTACCCAGTGCAGCACAATGGCTAAATGAAAACTTTATCGACATTGGTACAACTGTTGTTGTTAAGCCTTATTAG
- a CDS encoding DUF72 domain-containing protein produces the protein MTKERDLEQEERRAKRALRRQKQREANVGRAQKMHNARMAAADLSYPTPNLPAINVGCSGWFYWHWRGQFYPTDMPTTNWFSHYSKNFKTVELNAPFYSWPTLANVATWQRQIGRKKFIYTVKVCELITHIKGFIDTETLVQDFSYIADLLQSHMGCFLYQLPPSFHYTPERLRNIVMQLDSKRRNVVEFRHASWWNEEVYAAFRQAGIIFCSCSGPQLPEELISTTDEVYIRFHGREKWYWYDYSDDELMAWAEKIALSNAKRIWAYFNNDREGHAINNAKNFIKILKKLQKNS, from the coding sequence TTGACAAAAGAAAGGGATTTGGAACAAGAAGAACGCCGTGCTAAACGTGCACTTCGTAGACAAAAACAACGTGAAGCTAATGTTGGCCGGGCGCAAAAAATGCATAATGCGCGTATGGCAGCAGCTGATTTGAGCTATCCTACCCCGAACCTGCCCGCCATTAATGTTGGGTGTTCAGGTTGGTTTTATTGGCATTGGCGAGGTCAATTTTATCCTACAGATATGCCTACCACGAACTGGTTTAGCCACTACAGCAAGAATTTTAAGACAGTAGAATTAAATGCGCCTTTTTATTCTTGGCCAACACTTGCTAATGTAGCTACCTGGCAACGTCAAATAGGTCGCAAAAAATTTATTTATACTGTCAAAGTCTGTGAATTAATTACCCATATAAAAGGTTTTATTGACACAGAAACATTAGTGCAAGACTTCAGCTACATTGCTGATTTGCTGCAATCACACATGGGTTGTTTCCTTTATCAATTACCTCCGAGCTTTCACTATACACCGGAGCGATTGCGTAATATTGTCATGCAATTAGACTCAAAACGACGCAATGTTGTTGAATTTCGGCATGCCAGCTGGTGGAATGAAGAGGTTTATGCTGCTTTCCGACAAGCGGGTATCATTTTCTGTTCATGCAGTGGGCCTCAATTACCTGAGGAGTTAATTTCAACAACCGATGAGGTTTATATCCGTTTTCATGGTCGAGAAAAGTGGTACTGGTATGATTACAGCGATGATGAACTTATGGCTTGGGCAGAGAAAATCGCTCTAAGTAATGCTAAACGGATTTGGGCTTATTTTAATAATGACCGCGAGGGCCATGCCATCAATAACGCAAAAAATTTTATTAAAATTCTTAAGAAGTTACAAAAAAATTCATAG
- a CDS encoding sensor domain-containing diguanylate cyclase, with the protein MDNAKLKDKVKGIRLSKPLLNGIFIAAILVLIAISYFSYLQVKHLVTSIKWVNHTYDVIQKVDSSLYKIISLESDQRAYVLTGNEHFLIDMDNIKSDINIELQALKDLTKDNLEQTPRVARFITLMNNRLAIIQKVIKLKSLNKFDTQDGMTLFLEGQETSIRVRSLGQEIKSVEMVLLNERHLTAVSYVDTVNRVLIIGNLVGIVSLIIALLLSNRELLIRRSIEVQNKNTQFRLRKIIESTSDMIAAFDKDCRFIIFNEDYQREFKLIFGKSLQVGMSLNEALAEVTESKQSLAQAWRNSLGEDNTIKALETIVNDEKQIYELSANLIYNDKNEFNGAVQSIRNITNRVKEHTELQQSYAQLEQGMQALTEKNVQISLLVEMSDIMLASNSQEELSDVLSKYSARLLNFADGYLFVMHPSKNYLEVISKWGQPTTQEVTFTPDQCWAIRLGRKHHISGTNQSELLCSHIKIESVKKAYLCVPLMAQNDIYGLLYLEFEEKASIDENQRLLINAFAELVALALANVRLRENLRHQSIRDPLTGLYNRRYLEDFLFKQTHQAERAKSVFSVLMLDIDHFKKINDTYGHDAGDAVLKEFGQILQNIIRIGDVATRYGGEEFVVAFYDMDYQTTLIRAESIRQSVLRLQIRYGNTHVGPISVSIGIAMYPTDAKTPAELIEAADKALYFAKGHGRNQVVAFSDMKPDE; encoded by the coding sequence ATGGATAATGCTAAGCTAAAAGATAAGGTTAAAGGTATTCGTTTAAGCAAACCCCTGCTTAACGGTATATTTATTGCTGCAATTTTAGTCCTTATTGCTATCAGTTATTTTTCCTACCTGCAAGTTAAGCACTTAGTTACATCGATTAAGTGGGTAAACCACACTTATGATGTGATTCAAAAAGTTGATTCCTCGCTTTATAAAATCATTAGTCTTGAATCTGATCAGCGAGCTTATGTCCTAACAGGAAATGAGCATTTTTTGATTGATATGGATAATATTAAATCAGATATCAATATTGAATTACAAGCTTTAAAGGATTTAACCAAAGATAACTTAGAACAAACTCCACGTGTAGCCAGATTTATAACGTTAATGAATAATCGCTTAGCAATAATCCAAAAGGTTATTAAATTAAAGTCATTAAATAAATTTGATACCCAAGATGGCATGACGTTATTTTTAGAGGGTCAGGAAACATCAATACGCGTTAGGAGCTTAGGGCAAGAAATTAAGTCTGTAGAGATGGTGCTCTTAAATGAAAGGCATTTAACTGCAGTTAGCTATGTAGATACTGTTAATAGGGTGCTGATTATAGGTAATCTAGTTGGAATTGTTTCACTTATAATTGCTCTACTGTTATCTAACAGAGAGTTACTTATTCGCAGAAGTATAGAAGTTCAGAATAAAAACACGCAATTTCGCTTAAGAAAAATTATTGAAAGCACAAGTGATATGATTGCGGCATTTGATAAAGATTGTCGTTTCATTATTTTTAATGAAGATTATCAACGTGAATTTAAACTTATTTTTGGTAAATCCTTACAGGTTGGCATGTCGTTAAATGAGGCGCTGGCTGAAGTGACAGAGTCAAAACAAAGTCTCGCCCAAGCTTGGAGAAACTCATTAGGTGAAGACAATACTATTAAAGCATTAGAAACAATAGTTAATGATGAAAAACAAATCTATGAGCTCTCAGCAAACCTAATTTACAACGATAAAAATGAGTTTAATGGGGCAGTACAAAGTATTCGCAATATTACTAATCGTGTTAAGGAGCATACTGAACTACAACAATCCTATGCCCAGCTTGAGCAGGGAATGCAAGCATTAACAGAAAAAAATGTACAAATTTCTTTATTAGTGGAAATGAGTGACATTATGTTAGCGTCAAATTCACAAGAAGAATTAAGCGATGTGTTATCAAAATATTCTGCAAGGCTCTTAAACTTCGCAGATGGCTATTTGTTTGTAATGCATCCATCTAAAAACTATTTAGAAGTTATATCCAAATGGGGACAGCCAACGACCCAAGAAGTCACATTCACACCTGATCAGTGTTGGGCGATTCGCTTAGGAAGGAAGCACCACATCAGTGGCACTAATCAGAGTGAATTACTATGCAGTCATATAAAAATTGAGTCCGTTAAAAAAGCTTACCTTTGCGTTCCCTTAATGGCGCAGAATGATATCTATGGACTTTTATACTTAGAGTTCGAAGAAAAAGCTAGTATTGACGAAAACCAAAGACTTCTAATCAATGCCTTTGCTGAATTAGTTGCTTTAGCGCTAGCTAATGTGCGCTTAAGAGAAAATCTGCGCCATCAATCTATAAGAGATCCATTAACAGGCCTCTACAATCGTCGCTATTTAGAAGATTTCCTCTTTAAACAAACGCATCAAGCAGAGCGAGCGAAATCTGTTTTCTCCGTGTTAATGCTCGATATAGATCACTTTAAAAAGATAAATGATACCTATGGCCATGACGCTGGCGATGCAGTATTAAAAGAGTTTGGGCAAATATTACAAAATATAATCCGAATTGGTGATGTTGCAACGCGCTATGGCGGTGAAGAGTTTGTTGTCGCATTTTATGATATGGATTACCAAACAACGTTAATCCGTGCAGAGAGCATTAGACAGTCTGTACTAAGATTGCAAATTCGCTATGGTAATACGCATGTAGGCCCGATTAGCGTTTCTATTGGCATAGCTATGTATCCTACTGATGCTAAAACGCCTGCAGAGCTAATTGAGGCTGCTGATAAGGCCCTTTATTTTGCGAAAGGGCATGGGCGTAATCAAGTCGTCGCTTTCTCAGACATGAAGCCAGATGAATAA
- a CDS encoding protein-glutamine glutaminase family protein codes for MVLIKAGAGVNFINHQQNTPLTYAQKFFPAFVEVLINLGAKYPQTTGHQVIESTVIKKPKIGITYHLKNPKSVGGEITISLYGDNVETMSSIDLASGVFTKDSNKEKIFNILDFNAFSFISKELLPADYKKENLSPILLWNSTLYPNRLIKPAQLTMYLNKSSLRGLALGGVVKGYQFIPQNSYLQKNLQTSVSNIPLFTGEYPILLPENRPNVSTLEKIYQDFIHYNEDEKLKIQYQASQGYCHIRAHFASILLSWYGIESVKVYKTWNFEQWKPYYDKDAWGFHCATMVIDDQNHAYIWDPWVGLNKHLLTLKQWTSYSNEPTPMKLIITNRGVVGDFNGRNISGINFMINHNGEYINPLQAMMCYALPNRPQPPLFKLSGKDKYLFFKAHKVKDKEQATQGLRLTNN; via the coding sequence ATGGTGCTGATAAAGGCAGGCGCTGGTGTCAACTTTATAAACCATCAACAAAACACACCATTGACTTACGCTCAGAAATTTTTTCCAGCCTTTGTCGAGGTGTTAATAAATTTAGGTGCAAAATACCCCCAAACAACTGGACATCAGGTTATAGAGAGTACTGTTATTAAAAAACCAAAGATAGGGATAACTTATCACTTAAAAAACCCAAAAAGTGTTGGTGGCGAAATCACTATTTCTCTATATGGCGATAATGTAGAAACTATGTCTAGCATCGATTTAGCATCCGGGGTATTCACTAAAGATTCTAATAAGGAGAAGATTTTTAATATTCTTGACTTCAATGCTTTCTCATTTATCTCAAAGGAATTACTGCCAGCAGATTATAAAAAAGAAAATTTATCACCTATCCTGCTGTGGAATAGTACGCTCTATCCTAATAGGCTAATCAAACCGGCACAGCTAACAATGTACCTAAATAAAAGCAGCTTAAGAGGTCTTGCTTTAGGTGGTGTAGTTAAAGGTTATCAATTTATTCCACAAAATAGCTATCTGCAAAAAAATCTTCAAACTTCAGTAAGCAATATTCCTCTATTTACAGGTGAATATCCCATCCTTTTACCTGAGAATAGACCAAATGTTAGTACTCTAGAAAAGATTTATCAGGATTTTATTCATTATAATGAAGACGAAAAATTAAAGATTCAATATCAAGCTTCTCAAGGTTATTGTCATATTAGAGCCCATTTTGCCAGTATATTATTAAGTTGGTATGGCATAGAATCTGTAAAGGTATACAAAACTTGGAATTTTGAACAATGGAAACCTTATTATGATAAAGACGCGTGGGGATTTCATTGTGCTACCATGGTTATTGATGACCAAAATCATGCTTATATCTGGGATCCATGGGTAGGGCTTAATAAGCACCTATTAACACTCAAACAATGGACGTCTTATTCTAATGAGCCTACCCCAATGAAATTAATTATTACCAATCGTGGGGTAGTGGGTGACTTTAATGGAAGAAATATTAGTGGCATAAATTTTATGATAAATCATAACGGTGAATACATTAACCCCTTGCAGGCCATGATGTGCTATGCACTACCTAATAGACCCCAACCCCCTTTATTTAAATTATCTGGAAAAGACAAGTATCTATTCTTTAAAGCTCATAAAGTGAAAGATAAGGAACAAGCTACTCAAGGTTTAAGATTAACTAATAATTGA
- a CDS encoding flagellar biosynthesis anti-sigma factor FlgM encodes MMDEIEDMVMVKSISNRNTAKLSKNQFLSYSNYDWSLFLSQFSILKEIIHQASTINQTRIMHLKQEIASGRYQINSELIAMKLIADL; translated from the coding sequence ATGATGGATGAGATCGAGGACATGGTTATGGTAAAATCTATTAGCAACAGAAATACAGCTAAGTTGTCGAAAAATCAATTCTTGTCTTACAGTAACTATGATTGGAGCCTCTTTTTGAGTCAATTTTCTATTTTGAAAGAGATTATCCATCAAGCTTCTACTATTAATCAAACTCGCATTATGCACCTTAAACAAGAAATTGCATCTGGCCGTTATCAGATTAATAGTGAGCTAATCGCTATGAAGCTCATTGCAGATTTATAA
- a CDS encoding SDR family NAD(P)-dependent oxidoreductase has product MNLDNQIAVVTGGASGMGKACASELSARGARVVVWDKDIRALANDEENIIAISCDVSSDEAVMAAMQETKEKAGIPRICINCAGIAPAKRMVGKEGAMPLAAFKQVIDINLVGTFNVMRLVAEAMTHLEIDAATKERGVIINTASIAAFEGQIGQLAYSASKGGVVAMTLPAARELAQHAIRVNTIAPGLIATPLLLNMPKEVQDNLAATVTFPKRLGRPEEFAALVIHLIENQLINGEVIRLDGALRMQAK; this is encoded by the coding sequence ATGAACTTAGATAATCAAATTGCAGTAGTTACAGGTGGCGCTTCTGGCATGGGGAAAGCATGTGCAAGTGAGCTCTCAGCACGAGGCGCACGTGTCGTAGTTTGGGATAAAGACATTCGCGCTTTAGCAAATGATGAGGAAAATATTATTGCGATTAGCTGCGATGTAAGCTCAGATGAAGCGGTAATGGCTGCAATGCAAGAAACGAAAGAAAAAGCTGGCATCCCACGTATTTGTATTAATTGTGCAGGCATTGCACCGGCTAAGCGTATGGTGGGGAAAGAAGGCGCTATGCCCTTAGCGGCCTTTAAGCAAGTCATTGATATTAATTTAGTAGGAACATTTAATGTGATGCGCCTTGTTGCTGAAGCAATGACTCACCTAGAGATTGATGCAGCAACCAAGGAGCGTGGCGTTATTATTAATACTGCCTCCATTGCGGCATTTGAAGGACAAATTGGTCAATTAGCTTATAGCGCTTCTAAAGGCGGTGTTGTTGCAATGACCTTGCCTGCGGCAAGAGAATTAGCCCAGCATGCCATACGGGTTAACACGATTGCACCAGGGCTTATTGCAACCCCTTTACTACTTAATATGCCTAAAGAAGTACAAGATAATTTAGCGGCCACGGTAACTTTTCCTAAGCGATTAGGTAGGCCAGAAGAATTTGCAGCCTTAGTAATACATCTTATTGAAAATCAACTGATTAATGGGGAAGTTATTCGTTTAGATGGCGCATTAAGGATGCAGGCTAAATAA
- a CDS encoding helix-turn-helix transcriptional regulator produces the protein MTTRNPQAVDALAATKDIWDTMTFGGLIRSLRLSDEITQVELAKKISVSKQFLSDVERNRKDIGISFAKKVSDA, from the coding sequence ATGACTACTAGAAACCCCCAAGCTGTTGATGCACTTGCGGCAACAAAAGATATATGGGACACCATGACCTTTGGCGGACTTATACGCTCTTTACGTTTAAGCGATGAAATTACTCAAGTAGAGTTAGCTAAAAAAATTAGTGTTTCAAAACAATTTCTAAGCGATGTTGAGCGCAATAGAAAAGATATTGGAATTAGCTTTGCTAAGAAAGTTTCTGATGCTTGA